DNA sequence from the Arthrobacter sp. V1I9 genome:
TGGAACTACGGCAATTCCGCCGTAGCCGATGAAACAGCCCGGATAGCGAACAACGCCGCAGCCCTTAGGGGAGTCAGCTATCCCGATGACCTGCCCGTCTTGGCGTTCATTGCCGATGAAAAACCGGCGTCAACAGCAACCAAGACAGCCGCGGCCCAAAACCTGCTGGAAAACGTCAAACGCCATGAGATCGTGACGCTCGAGGGCCACCACTACCTGCACTGGACCCAGTCCAAGCGCATGGCCGAGCGAATCCGGGCGTTCCTCACGGGCGACGGTGGCTGACTGGAACCGGTTGAAGCTGCCAACTGCTAGAGCGGCTCGGGTCGCACACGCACGGCGGCCAGTGAACGGAGCAGCGCGACGGCGGTGATCGCACCCGCCGCCATGATGGACGCCAGGACCACCACCTGGAACCGCCCGGCCTCCAGCGGGGAGGCGCCGCCGAAGAGCGCCCCCACGAACGCGCCCGGCAGGGTCACCAGGCCGGTGGTTTTGGTCTGGTCCGTGGAGGGGATCAGGGCCGCATGCACGGAGTAGCGGGCCTGGGTAAGGGTGGCGCGCCGGGCCGTGGCGCCGAGGGCGAGCCAGCCCTCCACCTGGTCCCACTGCTCACGGACCGCCTCGTGGAAGCGGTGGCCGGCGAGCACCGCGATGGTCATGCAGTTGCCGATTACGATCCCGCCCACCGCCAAAACGTAGCGTGGTTCGAGGGCAACGGCTCCGGTGCCGAAGACGACGGCGAGGGTCACCGCAATGCCGGCGGCCATGGTTGCTGACACCACTGCGAAGCGCGGCCAGGACCACGCCAGCCGGCGGGTTGCCGTCACGGCCGCCACGGTGAACATCACCAGCAGCGCCGCTGCCACCCACAGCGGGTCAGCGATGATGCCGCCCAGGATCAAGCTGATGAGCGCCAGTTGGGCGGCTCCCCGCAGGATGGCCGCGGCCGGTGCAAGGAACGACGGCGTCCGCGAGCCCCGGAGCGCAGCGACGGTGATCAGCATGAGGATGGCCACGGCTGCGAGGGTGGGTGCCAAGGCAGCGAGGGAGACCATCAGCTCAGCCTAACCGCCGAGCCGGCCCGCCCGTCACGCCACCGCACGCCGTCACCGCAACAGGATCAGAGCAGGCTGGGCTGGCTCGAGAGGATGTAGTCCACTGCTGCCGGGCCTTTCATGGTCAATCCGGGCCATTCATGCCGGCCGGTGTCCCGGCGTTGTTTCGTGTGTCCGCTGTGGTGCATGGCGGTCCACAGGGACGTGGTGGGGCCGGGTTGCTCGGCGTTGAGCATGCACCAGCTGATGTAGACCCCGTAGA
Encoded proteins:
- a CDS encoding ABC transporter permease — encoded protein: MVSLAALAPTLAAVAILMLITVAALRGSRTPSFLAPAAAILRGAAQLALISLILGGIIADPLWVAAALLVMFTVAAVTATRRLAWSWPRFAVVSATMAAGIAVTLAVVFGTGAVALEPRYVLAVGGIVIGNCMTIAVLAGHRFHEAVREQWDQVEGWLALGATARRATLTQARYSVHAALIPSTDQTKTTGLVTLPGAFVGALFGGASPLEAGRFQVVVLASIMAAGAITAVALLRSLAAVRVRPEPL